One Desulfobulbus propionicus DSM 2032 DNA segment encodes these proteins:
- a CDS encoding ABC transporter ATP-binding protein, whose amino-acid sequence MIHINQLQKFYGKVKAVDGIDLSVDAGELFAFLGPNGAGKTTTIRILTGLTRIGCGRVTLGGHDIVTDAQAAKRQCGLVTQHINLDSELSVRENLDLHGRLFAMDARRRRQKIEELLSYVELLDRADSLVKQLSGGLKRRLMIARALMHEPKILFLDEPTVGLDPGIRRRIWALIKRVQQDGATIFLTTHYIEEAEFLAGRVAFLDQGRIVALDNPQHLMARLGHWAVDQMNGEGMQTLYFADRDQAAAFTAAQDCGFTLRRVNLEDAFLSLTGKKVVS is encoded by the coding sequence ATGATCCACATCAACCAACTGCAGAAATTCTACGGCAAGGTCAAGGCCGTGGACGGCATCGATCTCTCGGTGGACGCGGGCGAGCTGTTTGCTTTTCTCGGTCCCAACGGTGCCGGCAAAACCACCACCATCCGCATCCTCACCGGTCTGACCCGTATCGGCTGCGGGCGGGTGACCCTGGGCGGTCACGACATTGTCACCGACGCACAGGCTGCCAAGCGGCAGTGCGGGCTGGTCACCCAGCATATCAACCTGGACAGCGAGTTGAGCGTGCGCGAGAACCTCGACCTTCACGGCCGGCTCTTTGCCATGGATGCACGCCGCCGCCGGCAGAAGATCGAGGAGTTGCTGAGCTATGTCGAGCTGCTCGACCGGGCGGATTCGCTGGTCAAACAGCTCTCCGGCGGGCTCAAGCGGCGGTTGATGATCGCCCGGGCGCTGATGCACGAACCAAAGATCCTCTTTCTGGACGAACCCACCGTTGGCCTGGATCCGGGGATTCGCCGCCGCATCTGGGCGCTGATCAAGCGGGTGCAGCAGGATGGGGCCACCATCTTTCTCACCACCCATTACATCGAGGAGGCGGAATTCCTCGCCGGTCGGGTGGCCTTTCTCGACCAGGGCAGGATCGTTGCCCTGGATAACCCCCAACACTTGATGGCCCGCCTGGGCCACTGGGCCGTGGATCAGATGAACGGAGAAGGGATGCAGACCCTCTACTTTGCCGACCGTGACCAGGCCGCCGCATTTACCGCTGCCCAGGACTGCGGCTTTACCCTGCGGCGGGTCAATCTTGAG